The region GCTTTAGTTTAGTTCCCAACTGTACGTCGATGTAACTAGACATAGTGATCAATAAATCAAGTGTATTAAGTCAATCTTTCCTTGAAGAATCCCAGTGGAAGAGGAACCCAACATTGGTGACCCCGACGTGattattaaagataaaaaaaaattaagagacGGAGTCAAGGAAATGGCGCAAAATGGAGCCGCAGCACCTGTAAAAACAGCACAAGGACAGCCACCTCAAGACCAGTCACAACAAGAGCAGCCACAGATACATCCTCAAGCAAGCCGCATTCCGGATTTTTGGGCAGACCAACCAAGGGTCTGGTTCATACGCGCGGAGGCCGTACTAACACCACAGCGGGCAGGCGACGACGCAAAATTCGACATGGTGGTGTCCAAGCTGCCCAAAGAAATCATATTGAGGTTGACTGAGTTGTTGACAACAAGTATAAACAAGCTATTGAATATGCTAGAGGACTCAAAAAACAGACAGATCGAGAAACTGCTGAGGGAAATGGATTTAGGTGACCAAAAACCCTCCCAATTACTCCAGCAGATGAGGAATTTGGCCAAGGACAATTTCCCCGAAGACACATTGAGAATTATGTGGCAGAACCGGTTGCCGACAACAGTACGGGCAGTTCTAATAGCGTCAAGGGAAGTAAGTTTGGAGACCCTGGCCAACATAGCAAATGATGTGGCCGAGGCCACAAGAACCCGGCACGTGTCCGAGAAAAAGGACACATCGGAGCCAAGGACACGCGACGCCTcaacggtgtttgtgaatggaggatttttaggtgtggaaataacctcaaaatggcaactgtgcaaaaataatttaaaaaaacccgatttaatttcgtgaaacacaattaaggATTaagaatatgaatctattcaatcaCATTAAGGAATCATTTTATTATACacagtccaattagttttaaaatagttttcaattttgaaactgttggctcaatatgcaagcttttaaagcgtcacttcataaacaataaaagaaaagaataaaccgcgaaacaattttttttgctatttgaattttgaacagatggccttt is a window of Choristoneura fumiferana chromosome 8, NRCan_CFum_1, whole genome shotgun sequence DNA encoding:
- the LOC141430138 gene encoding uncharacterized protein, whose protein sequence is MAQNGAAAPVKTAQGQPPQDQSQQEQPQIHPQASRIPDFWADQPRVWFIRAEAVLTPQRAGDDAKFDMVVSKLPKEIILRLTELLTTSINKLLNMLEDSKNRQIEKLLREMDLGDQKPSQLLQQMRNLAKDNFPEDTLRIMWQNRLPTTVRAVLIASREVSLETLANIANDVAEATRTRHVSEKKDTSEPRTRDASTVFVNGGFLGVEITSKWQLCKNNLKKPDLIS